The proteins below come from a single Brachyspira hampsonii genomic window:
- a CDS encoding bifunctional folylpolyglutamate synthase/dihydrofolate synthase, with the protein MENMNEALDYIYSFIGKKTLHKNSFNHINNVKSILKILGYKQIFKVIHVTGTKGKGSTTLVLSKMLSSIGYKSGAFISPHIVNERERISINEEWISEEDFIYITKKIKNIVDNNEIYSNITVFEIFTIMGLYYFFIKGIDYACIEVGIGGKLDCTNIVESDISILTSISYDHMEVLGYTIEEITVQKAGIIKPNSVVISAYQEENSIKIIENISKENNCELYIFKKDFDAEIILNSNEKLEFNYIDNNKKYNFSTVLLGEHQAENISLSFKALNLLLKEDNNYTEKNINKAIKSLKDFNINARLTFMHRNPDIIVDGAHNSKSLERILNTIYKWYDDIIILFAPLSQKDIKNMADVLKRHDSLIILSSPDNVSHKETDSYKTYQYFKDNSNVKHIPIFHDAIKDIKSINKNNKPVLVIGSLYAASEFISLYKDMDI; encoded by the coding sequence ATGGAGAATATGAATGAAGCTTTAGACTATATATACTCTTTTATTGGTAAAAAGACATTGCATAAAAATAGTTTTAATCATATAAACAATGTGAAAAGTATTTTAAAAATTTTAGGCTATAAGCAGATTTTTAAAGTTATACATGTAACGGGAACAAAAGGCAAAGGGTCTACAACATTAGTATTGTCTAAAATGCTTTCATCTATAGGATATAAGTCTGGAGCTTTCATATCACCTCATATAGTTAATGAAAGAGAAAGAATATCTATAAATGAAGAATGGATAAGCGAAGAAGATTTTATCTATATAACAAAAAAAATAAAGAATATTGTAGATAATAATGAAATATATAGTAATATAACCGTTTTTGAGATATTCACAATAATGGGATTATATTACTTTTTTATAAAAGGTATAGATTATGCATGTATTGAAGTTGGTATAGGCGGAAAGTTGGACTGTACTAATATAGTAGAGTCAGATATAAGTATTCTTACATCAATATCTTATGATCATATGGAAGTATTGGGATATACTATAGAAGAAATAACCGTACAGAAAGCAGGGATCATAAAACCTAATTCTGTTGTAATCTCAGCATATCAGGAAGAAAATTCTATAAAAATAATAGAGAATATATCAAAAGAAAATAATTGCGAATTATATATTTTTAAAAAAGATTTTGATGCTGAAATAATACTCAACAGTAATGAAAAATTAGAATTTAATTATATTGATAATAATAAAAAATATAACTTCTCAACTGTTTTGCTTGGAGAACATCAGGCAGAAAATATCTCTCTTTCTTTTAAAGCATTAAATCTGCTTCTTAAAGAGGATAATAATTATACAGAAAAAAATATAAATAAAGCTATAAAGTCTTTAAAAGATTTTAACATAAATGCACGCCTTACATTTATGCATAGGAATCCTGATATAATAGTGGACGGTGCTCATAATTCAAAATCATTAGAAAGAATACTCAATACTATATATAAATGGTATGATGATATCATAATATTATTTGCTCCTTTAAGTCAGAAGGATATAAAAAATATGGCTGATGTATTAAAAAGACATGATTCGTTAATAATATTAAGCTCCCCTGATAATGTATCTCATAAAGAAACGGATAGCTATAAAACTTATCAATATTTTAAAGATAATAGTAATGTTAAGCATATACCAATTTTTCATGATGCTATTAAGGATATAAAATCAATTAATAAAAATAATAAACCTGTACTTGTAATAGGTTCATTATATGCTGCTAGTGAATTTATAAGTTTATATAAAGATATGGATATATAA
- a CDS encoding ribonuclease HII, with amino-acid sequence MFFDNKADKFVYEREYLSLGHKYICGIDEVGRGCLFGPVTAAAVIMPLELYNDTELKIENIVEEVDDSKKISAKKREELYDKIIDKALSFSIYSVDSKTIDEINIYNAVKLAMINAVEKLTIKPDILLIDALKLDTNIKQCSIIKGDSKSYSIGCASILAKVYRDRMMNELSDFYQKYKVSKNKGYGTKEHIKAIEMYGPSDMHRYSFEPVKSNYKKTEDNLLL; translated from the coding sequence ATGTTTTTTGATAATAAAGCAGATAAATTTGTCTATGAAAGAGAATATTTATCATTGGGGCATAAATATATATGCGGTATAGATGAGGTAGGAAGGGGCTGTTTATTTGGTCCTGTTACAGCTGCTGCGGTTATAATGCCTTTAGAACTTTACAATGATACTGAATTAAAAATAGAAAATATAGTAGAAGAAGTTGATGATTCAAAAAAAATATCTGCTAAAAAAAGAGAAGAGCTTTATGATAAAATTATAGATAAGGCTTTATCTTTTAGTATTTACTCGGTTGATTCAAAAACTATAGATGAGATAAATATTTATAATGCCGTAAAACTCGCTATGATTAATGCGGTTGAGAAATTGACTATTAAACCTGATATATTATTAATAGATGCTCTAAAATTGGATACTAATATAAAGCAATGTTCTATAATTAAAGGCGATTCTAAATCCTATAGTATAGGCTGTGCAAGCATATTAGCAAAAGTATACAGAGATAGAATGATGAATGAGCTTTCAGATTTTTATCAGAAATATAAAGTTTCAAAAAATAAAGGATACGGCACTAAAGAGCATATAAAAGCCATAGAAATGTACGGACCAAGCGATATGCATAGATACTCTTTTGAGCCTGTAAAATCAAATTATAAAAAAACAGAAGATAATTTATTATTATAA
- a CDS encoding Cof-type HAD-IIB family hydrolase — translation MINNIKLVATDLDGTFFNGNSSISDYNKNIFQFLMKNGIEIILATGRSFSGMKPYKDILSNNNYSIIFNGAIIIDNKENFIYDRVIDSDTSKSIIDIYDKYNVHLHVYKGNRHIASESDFYLEKYIRKSKINDISIGLENIDNFEFNKMVFIGDREELEILQNDIRNNFNVHTCFSHTNFLEILASGVNKGIALEWICSKKGINRDEIIAFGDNYNDIEMIEYAGIGVAMGNAEDELKRKADYICLSNNEDGVGRFLKTYMKF, via the coding sequence ATGATTAATAATATAAAATTAGTAGCAACCGATTTAGACGGCACATTTTTTAATGGTAATAGTTCTATAAGCGATTATAATAAAAATATTTTTCAATTTCTGATGAAAAACGGTATAGAAATAATACTTGCTACAGGAAGATCTTTCAGCGGTATGAAGCCGTATAAAGATATTCTCTCTAATAATAATTATTCTATAATATTTAATGGTGCTATAATAATAGATAATAAAGAAAATTTTATATATGATAGGGTTATAGATTCTGATACATCAAAATCTATTATAGATATTTATGATAAGTATAATGTTCATTTGCATGTTTATAAGGGAAATAGACATATAGCATCGGAATCTGATTTTTATTTGGAGAAATATATTAGAAAGTCAAAAATTAATGATATATCTATAGGTTTAGAAAATATTGATAATTTTGAATTTAATAAAATGGTATTCATAGGTGATAGAGAAGAGCTAGAAATACTTCAAAATGATATAAGAAATAATTTTAATGTTCATACATGTTTTTCACACACTAATTTTTTAGAGATATTGGCTTCAGGTGTTAATAAAGGCATTGCTTTGGAATGGATATGTTCTAAAAAAGGAATAAACAGAGATGAAATAATAGCTTTTGGGGATAATTATAATGATATTGAAATGATAGAATATGCAGGAATTGGTGTTGCTATGGGAAATGCAGAAGATGAATTAAAAAGAAAAGCCGATTATATATGTTTAAGTAATAATGAAGACGGAGTAGGAAGATTTTTAAAAACATATATGAAATTTTAG
- a CDS encoding trigger factor translates to MDIKDLNFETSTDEKDLVTLKITISKDAYDKELEKQIEYYKPRVNVKGFRVGHAPNNIILSRYRDALEGATNEVLIEEAWNTYHDEKNVKALGTPKLLNLEKKDDGLHLDYEYYPIPEFDLPDLSSINVEKNKYTVDDNVVEEAYKLSLQRFSHFEESELKSELGDRVFVKIEFDDDENKKYDKELTVVASDDENESIFARNAIGVKKDDKKLLKTYVDGREATLMMNIVKVEKPDMKDDSKEEDRQKVKESLKEHLIKRAEDRANSELINDTLFNKLIELVNITLPKGYFEEQLEISLNEFDRSMSSRGMSKTDFLISVAKTDEDIKKEYEENVRKQITFDMIMAKLSETYKDSITVNEEKAKEYANRMYQYQSYMGLAKLPKEEQQNIVNYIMRDAHTRATSEAIMDYVKEHVNVSEKDAGEFKPEESDIWGGY, encoded by the coding sequence ATGGATATTAAAGATTTAAATTTTGAAACTTCAACCGATGAAAAAGATTTAGTTACACTTAAAATTACTATTTCTAAAGATGCTTATGATAAAGAATTGGAAAAGCAAATAGAATATTATAAGCCTAGAGTTAATGTTAAAGGTTTTAGAGTAGGGCATGCCCCTAATAATATTATACTTTCCAGATACAGAGATGCTTTGGAAGGTGCTACTAATGAAGTTTTGATAGAAGAGGCTTGGAATACTTATCATGATGAAAAAAATGTTAAGGCCTTAGGTACTCCTAAACTTCTTAATTTAGAAAAGAAAGATGACGGACTTCATCTTGATTATGAATATTATCCTATACCTGAATTTGATTTGCCTGATTTGTCATCTATCAATGTAGAAAAAAATAAATATACAGTTGATGACAATGTTGTAGAAGAAGCTTATAAACTTTCTCTTCAAAGATTTTCTCATTTTGAAGAAAGTGAATTGAAATCTGAACTTGGAGACAGAGTTTTTGTAAAAATAGAATTTGATGATGATGAAAATAAAAAGTATGATAAAGAACTTACTGTAGTAGCAAGCGACGATGAAAATGAAAGCATATTTGCTAGAAATGCTATCGGTGTAAAAAAAGATGATAAAAAACTCCTTAAAACTTATGTTGACGGCAGAGAAGCTACTTTAATGATGAATATAGTAAAAGTAGAAAAACCAGATATGAAAGATGATTCCAAAGAAGAAGACAGACAAAAAGTAAAAGAATCTTTGAAAGAACATTTAATAAAAAGAGCAGAAGACAGAGCTAATAGCGAACTTATTAATGATACATTATTTAATAAATTAATAGAGTTAGTTAATATCACGCTTCCTAAAGGTTATTTTGAAGAGCAATTAGAAATCTCTTTAAATGAATTTGATAGATCTATGTCCAGCAGAGGAATGAGCAAAACAGATTTCTTAATTTCAGTTGCAAAAACAGATGAAGATATTAAAAAAGAATATGAAGAAAATGTAAGAAAGCAAATAACTTTTGATATGATTATGGCTAAACTTTCAGAAACTTATAAAGATTCTATAACAGTGAATGAAGAAAAAGCTAAAGAATATGCTAATAGAATGTATCAGTATCAAAGCTATATGGGACTTGCTAAACTTCCAAAAGAAGAACAGCAGAATATAGTTAATTATATAATGCGTGATGCACATACAAGAGCTACTTCTGAAGCTATAATGGACTATGTTAAAGAGCATGTAAATGTTTCAGAAAAAGATGCTGGTGAATTTAAGCCTGAAGAAAGCGATATTTGGGGCGGATATTAA
- the clpP gene encoding ATP-dependent Clp endopeptidase proteolytic subunit ClpP produces the protein MTIPYVIEQTSRGERSYDIYSRLLKDRIIFLGGEINDDVANVVIAQLLFLESADPEKDISLYINSPGGVVTAALGMYDTMQYVKPDVATLCVGQAASAGALLLAGGAKGKRFATANSRIMIHQPSGGSRGMVTDMEIQLKETIRLKSILNNIMANHTGQDIKKLEADMDRDYFMSADEAKEYGIIDKVFSSRE, from the coding sequence ATGACTATACCTTATGTAATAGAGCAAACAAGCAGAGGAGAGCGTTCCTACGATATATATTCCAGACTTTTAAAAGACAGAATTATATTTTTGGGCGGTGAGATTAATGATGATGTTGCTAATGTAGTTATAGCACAGCTTTTATTTTTGGAATCAGCTGATCCTGAAAAAGATATTTCACTATATATAAATAGTCCGGGAGGAGTTGTTACTGCTGCTTTGGGTATGTATGATACTATGCAGTATGTTAAGCCGGATGTTGCTACTTTATGTGTTGGACAGGCTGCTTCAGCAGGTGCTTTGCTTCTTGCCGGAGGAGCTAAAGGTAAAAGATTTGCAACTGCAAACTCAAGAATAATGATACACCAGCCTTCAGGAGGCTCCAGAGGTATGGTTACCGATATGGAAATACAGCTTAAAGAAACTATTCGTTTGAAAAGCATACTTAATAATATTATGGCTAATCATACAGGTCAGGATATTAAAAAACTTGAAGCTGATATGGATAGAGATTATTTTATGAGTGCTGATGAAGCTAAAGAGTATGGAATTATAGATAAGGTTTTTTCCAGCAGAGAATAA
- the clpX gene encoding ATP-dependent Clp protease ATP-binding subunit ClpX, translated as MSKKNNDKKEVCSLCGRELKELSRYIEGNEGYLCSDCSAIANDYFNMNVQKKKSKEKDYDIKILPPKQIKSLLDEYVVGQDYAKKVLSVAVYNHYKRITQNTEDKNDVEIEKSNVLLIGPTGSGKTLLARTLAKALNVPFAIADATTVTEAGYVGDDVENILLRLIQNADGDIKLAEKGIIYIDEIDKISRKSESRSITRDVSGEGVQQALLKIVEGTVATVPPHGGRKHPHQDNLHIDTSNILFICGGAFIDIEKSIAERTSKKGLGFAAEVNSIDNLNYDEIMKNISTEDLVKYGLIPELIGRLPVIATLEELKEEELMKILKEPKNALTKQYQKLFSYDNIELKIDDEALKSIVKKTMEEHTGARGLRALFERVMLDAMYDMPNDSKEKQVFELDKEYVESRLGAIAISE; from the coding sequence ATGTCTAAAAAGAATAATGATAAAAAAGAAGTTTGTTCTCTATGCGGAAGAGAATTAAAAGAATTAAGCCGATATATTGAAGGCAATGAAGGATATTTATGTTCTGATTGTTCTGCTATAGCAAATGATTATTTTAACATGAATGTTCAAAAGAAAAAATCTAAAGAAAAAGATTATGATATAAAAATACTTCCTCCGAAGCAGATAAAATCTTTACTAGATGAATATGTTGTAGGACAGGATTATGCTAAAAAAGTTTTGTCTGTTGCTGTTTATAATCATTATAAGAGAATAACACAGAATACTGAAGATAAAAACGATGTTGAGATAGAGAAGTCTAATGTACTTTTGATAGGTCCTACAGGAAGCGGTAAAACATTACTTGCCCGTACTTTAGCTAAGGCTCTGAATGTGCCTTTTGCCATTGCTGATGCTACTACTGTAACAGAGGCTGGATATGTGGGTGATGATGTTGAAAATATTTTACTCAGACTTATACAGAATGCTGACGGCGATATAAAATTAGCTGAAAAAGGAATAATATACATTGACGAGATAGATAAAATTTCCCGTAAAAGTGAATCCCGTTCTATTACAAGAGATGTATCAGGCGAAGGCGTACAGCAGGCATTATTAAAAATTGTGGAAGGTACTGTTGCTACTGTTCCTCCTCATGGCGGAAGAAAACATCCGCATCAGGATAATCTGCATATAGATACTTCTAATATACTTTTTATATGCGGAGGGGCTTTCATTGATATAGAAAAATCTATTGCTGAGAGAACTTCTAAAAAAGGTTTGGGTTTTGCAGCTGAGGTTAATTCTATAGATAATCTTAATTATGATGAGATAATGAAAAATATTTCTACAGAAGATTTAGTTAAATATGGACTTATACCTGAGCTTATAGGAAGGCTTCCTGTCATAGCTACTTTGGAAGAGCTTAAAGAGGAAGAACTTATGAAAATATTAAAAGAGCCTAAAAATGCTTTGACTAAACAGTATCAGAAATTATTTTCTTATGATAATATAGAATTAAAAATAGATGATGAGGCATTAAAATCAATAGTGAAAAAAACTATGGAAGAGCATACAGGAGCAAGAGGTTTAAGAGCTTTATTTGAGCGGGTTATGCTTGATGCTATGTACGATATGCCTAATGATAGTAAAGAAAAACAAGTCTTTGAGCTTGATAAAGAATATGTTGAAAGCAGATTGGGGGCTATTGCCATAAGCGAATAA
- the efp gene encoding elongation factor P: protein MLPVNDLRKGDAIILDGETYLVVDAHFHRAQQRKANVKTKLKNMLKGNMIEKTFSSTESVEEADLSYKKAQYLYEEGDSYVFMILDNYEQVHVSADILGDSKYYLLDSSEVDLQYINDEVTAVRFPIHVILEVTYTEPGFKGDTTGSTLKPAKLETGIEVNVPLFINIGDKIKVDTRDDSYVERVNK from the coding sequence ATGTTACCAGTAAATGATTTAAGAAAAGGTGATGCTATAATTTTAGACGGAGAAACTTATTTAGTTGTAGATGCACATTTTCACAGAGCACAGCAGAGAAAAGCAAATGTAAAAACAAAATTAAAAAATATGCTTAAAGGAAATATGATAGAAAAAACTTTTTCTTCTACTGAAAGTGTTGAAGAAGCTGATTTATCATATAAAAAAGCCCAATATCTTTATGAAGAGGGTGATAGCTATGTGTTTATGATATTAGATAATTATGAGCAGGTTCATGTAAGTGCTGATATTTTGGGCGACAGCAAATATTATTTATTAGACAGCAGCGAAGTTGATTTACAATACATTAATGATGAAGTTACAGCTGTTCGTTTCCCTATTCATGTAATATTAGAGGTTACTTATACAGAGCCTGGTTTTAAAGGCGATACTACAGGTTCTACTTTGAAGCCTGCTAAACTTGAAACAGGCATAGAGGTTAATGTGCCTTTATTCATTAATATCGGAGATAAAATTAAAGTTGATACTAGAGATGACAGCTATGTTGAGCGTGTAAATAAATAA